The DNA segment GTGAGACTGTTAAACATGAAAGCAGTTACCGATCACGGCGCCTAGAGCAGACTCCTGTGAGGGACCCATCTCCAGAAGCTGATGCTCAAGTGCTGGGCAGTCCCGAGAAGGAAGAGGCGGCCTCAGAGGTACCAGCTGCTGCTCCCGATGCTGCACCGCCGGCCCCTGACAGGCCTGTCGAGAAGAAATCCTACTCCCGGGCAAGAAGAACCAGAATCAAAGCTGGAGATGCAGTCAAGGTTGCGGAGGACGTGCCCCCTCCACCCGAAGGGTTGAACCCGGCACCTCAAGTCCCAGAAACGACCCCTCCTCCACCTGCTAAGACTGGAAGCTGGGAGGCTCCAGTGGATTCTACTACAAGTGGACTCGAGCAAGATGTGGCACAACTAAATATAACCGAACAGAATTGGAGTCCAGGGCAGCCTTCATTCCTGCAGCCACGTGAGCTTCGGGGTAGGTACCTTAGGGTCAGTGACTAGCTTTTTTTCCCTGTGCATCATTGGGTTTGTGGGCATGGGATTTAGGTCTCAGGGGTATGGGATCTgacaaatatctttgttttcattaacTGAAAGAAACAGATGGATTCATAGGTATATTCATCCAAAGACCTCGGagaagtattttgtttgttttaaagatttatttatttgagaaagagaatgagagagcatgagagaggtgagggtcagagggaaaagcagacccccgctgagcagggagcctgatatgggactcgattctgggaccccaggatcatgactggagccgaaggcagtcgcctaaccaactgaaccacctaggtgcccccaaagaCCTCAGAGAAGTTTTATCTGTTACCCAAGACTACTCGTACTACTTTGCCTACTATTGCCTAACTATCAGTATTGAGCTCCTGCATGCAGAATCTTTTACCCATTCTCTGTAGGAAAAGTTGGAAGAAGGTGGCAGTGTTCTTATTATATGAGCTAATGGTTAAATGTTTGGAGGCAGAAACTTATTCATTTGAACTTGGATGAGAATTGTCTAGTCTCTTTGAAAGGAAAGCCTAATTTCCTTAATGTAGAGCTAGGCTGCCCAATAGAACTTTCTATAGTGTAAAAAGTTTTTGAATACTTGTAATGTGGCCAgagtgactgaggaactgaacttttaattttaattaattgaaatttaaataaccacatgtggctactggaTATCACTTTGGACAGCATAGTTCTAGAAACTAGGACATATCTACCACTGCTCTTCCCCATCTGTCTTTGTCTTCCTCCAATCAGGTAGATCAAAGGGTCTTTCCTTAGTTTCTGAGATCTGATTTGAACTTAAAGATTGGAAATCCTCATTTGGACTGGGAGTTTCAGCATCCTTCTCGGGTATGCATGATTTTTGAATGCCAAAAACCATTGTAGCCTGAACTGGACCTGGAGTTGATCTTTGATGGAGGAGTATACCCTTCTACTGGTATCTTATTACCATTGGAAGATAGTCTCTAAAATACCCTTTTTTTTGTCCTGAGTCATTTTCAGCCAGAGGGGAGTATCTTCCCAAACTTCCAGCCTTCTACTCTGTGGCCAGGAATAATTGGGCAGATTCACAGACTGTCCAGTTGTTGCTCAGAAACTTTAGGGCTCAGATTTTTCGATATGTTTGATAATGGACTGTGCTGATTATAACCTCCCAGGGATTCTGTACAGGGAAGTATTTGGTGGGAAAATTGCATTTTCTCattgaagtttgtttttgtttttttttttttgttttgtttttctgttttttccttcacATTCAGAGGCTTTATTGCTGTGTTAAGGCTGCAAACAGTGGGGGCAAATTTCTGAATGCTGGTATTGATAGGAAGAAGATAGAGTTTAAAAGGAATTTTGTCAgtgtaaaaagaagaaagcagttcCCCATGTTGGATTCTGAAACTTGTTATTTTCTTGATGTTCTCTTTAGTCCCACTCATATCTATCTGCTCTGTAgccgtgacttttttttttgctgtatcaCAGGTATGCCTAACCACATACACATGGGAGCAGGACCTCCACCTCAGTTTAACCGGATGGAAGAAATGgtacagaaagggaaagggagtagttgggggaggggtctgcatGCAACAGCTGTTCATTGTTTAAACTAAGATAAGGTCTTGGGAGTCCATGTTCCACTGATTTAcccatatttcttttaatttggcTCTCCAGAAAGGGTAGCAAGGCCTAGGTTCAGATCTTGAGGTTTCTCATTGGTTTTTcaattcattttgcaaatattcttttcttttctcttcttttcttttttcttttcttttcttttttcttttcttttcttttctcttttcttttcttttcttttcttcttttctttcttttcttttcgtttcgtttcttttcttttcttcttttttcttttctcccgctccctctccctctccctctccctctcaagcggggcagggaggggcgtagagggagagggagaaagagagcctAAGTAGTTCTTCACGTTCAgcccagcttggagcccgacatggagctcggagcccgacaaggggctcgatctcatgaccttgagatcatgacgtgagccgaaatcaagagtcgaatgtttaaccgactgagcccaggcacccctactctttttttttttcccacggttttttttctttatttaagtaatctctacaccccatgtggggctcaaacaaccccaagatgaagatttgtgtgttcttctgactgagccagtcaggcacccctcattttgcAAATACTGTTTAAACACGTGCCATGTATCAAGTGTGTGTTTTGTAGCACCTAAAGGAGGGTGGGACTTGATAGGAGAGTCAGCCCTCTGGGAGTCTTTTTGCTCAGACCTCTTTATTTCAGGGTGTCCAGGGTGGACGAGCCAAACGCTATTCATCTCAGCGGCAAAGACCCGTGCCAGAGCCCCCTGCTCCTCCTGTGCACATCAGTATCATGGAGGGACATTACTATGATCCATGTGAGTTTTCTCTTATTGTTGGGGCACCTTTCTCGGCAGCATGAAGGGAACTAAGAGaccagcctcctgcctcctgaaTTTTCCTTCTGACTTCTCACAGTGGTTATCAAACATTGGCTGGCTGCTGTTTTCTTCACATGGAAAATTGAGGAACCTCTTTTAAAGGGTTTGGGGGACAAGGAGATTTGTCCATGTGCTATGAAGAGTGAGGGTTTATGAGAGTCCCAATGTGATATCTTACAGTGCAGTTCCAGGGACCAATCTATACCCATGGTGACAGCCCTGCCCCACTGCCTCCTCAGGGCATGATTGTGCAGCCAGAAATGCACCTTCCCCACCCAGGTAAGCTCTGCACCTCTGCTTTTATGCTTCCAGTACGTGAGGATATGTGTTGGGGGCTTCACAAACTCTATCCTCCTGAGCTCTGTGCTGCTCGTTCACAAGGCTGGCCACTCTCGCAGCTTGCGCAACAAACTCGTCTTGGGTCCATCCTGAGGCCTTCCATCCTCAGTCTGTGCTGAGCAGGGCAGCCAAGCCATCCCATGGAATGGTGTCGTCCTCTATTCagttcctgtttttctctttctgtccagGTTTACATCCCCACCAGACACCGGCCCCTCTGCCCAATCCGGGTCTCTATCCCCCACCAGTGTCCATGTCTCCGGGACAGCCGCCACCGCAGCAGCTGCTTGCTCCTACTTACTTTTCTGCTCCAGGCGTCATGAACTTTGGTAATCCCAGTTACCCTTATGCTCCAGGGGcactgcctcccccaccacctcctcatCTATATCCTAATACACAGGTGAGATGGCTAATGAGCAGATTTTTCTAGGTACACATCCCTAAATCAGACAAGGATGTGGTATGGGGAGAATGCTTAAGGAATTTGAGAGAACATTTCAGTGCCACTGATTTTGCATGTGGCACCAGGATGCCTCTTGGTGGTCAGGAGCTGGAAATGCAGCTTATGTAATGCCCATcatctattctttctttctttcttcctctccctctctctctcttctttccttccttccttccctggaaaTGCAGCTTATGTAATGCCCGTCAtctgtttattctctttctttctttcttttctttcttttctatcttttcttccttttctttttctttcttgtctttcttttctttctttcttggaaatGCAGCTTTTGTAATGTCcgtcatccatctatctatctatctatctaatctttctttcttttctttcgattttatttatttatttgacagagagagacagccagcgagagagggaacacaagcagggggagtgggagaggaagaagcaggctcgtagtggaggagcctgatgtggggctcgatcccagaacgctgggatcacgccctgagccaaaggcagacgcttaacgactgcgccacccaggcgccccattttttttttttttaagattttttttttatttgagagagaggagagagtgagcatgcaagtgtgagcaggggggagggggagaagaaggctcacgggactcgatcccaggccccggggcagatgcttaacagactgagccactcaggtgccctcttctgtttctttaatgGTGTTTCATTCAAGTATTTTGGTATGTCTTGCGGCTGTCTCTGCTGTTTATTCAGTTGAATAAAGAAGCTGTATTATCCTTACCCTCCCTGTACTGCTTCACTCCCAACAGGTTGACACCATCGGGTATATGAGGTGTCACCACTGAGCTCAGCCTCTTCCATTTTTCAGTTGATGGTAGGAATTAGAGAAAGCTAAGTAGTACTTTGAAGAAGTAGGAACCAGAACATAATTAGGTTATAGTAAGGCAGAAATGAATAATCACTTGTTTAAAGGGGGTTAGCTTAGAGATTTATAAAATTCCtcagtacttttatttttgtgcctGAATAATGTTTCCTGTTCATCATAGGTGAATTTATCCCTAACTTCTTCTGTCTTATTTTGGGGTCCCAGGCCCCATCACAGGTATATGGAGGAGTGACCTACTATAACCCCGCCCAGCAGCAGGTGCAGCCAAAGCCCTCCCCCCCCCGGAGGACTCCCCAGCCAGTCACCATCAAACCCCCACCACCTGAGGTATGAGAGCCCCACCATCAGTGGGCTTTTCTTTCCCCTAGaagatttctctccttttctgggtgtgtcttcgtggttggttggttggttgttttaaTGACTGGTAACAAATTCTAACTTTGTTATTTCAGGTTGTAAGCAGGGGTTCCAGTTAATAcgagtttctaaatattttaaatcaaacatCATATAAAAGTAAGTATATAATGTACTATAATTCttataaattcttaaaactaCTGCTCATGCTTACTTGCTTAACAGTCCCCTAATTAATGCTTTAAGTTGTAATCATGAGATATCTTATGGGGAGGCTTACAGGGGTCTCAAAATTTGCCAGCTGCTTTGTTTTGCAAATGCATTGAGCAGGGTTGAAGCAGAAACCATTGTTAACTTGGCAGAATTTCATGAAGTTCTGCTGCAAGGAAGAAATGCAGgagggtattcttttttttaaggagaggGGAGATCTAAATTTGAGGTGTTTGCAACAGAGCCAATTTTAAAGGTCACGGAGAAGGACCATGGGggttctgttgttgttttgttagggactttattttaaaacatattatttagaaatgtggcATTTTGAAAACAGCTTGTAAATGCCCAGAAAGTCCATTAATGCTTTGatgattcttcccttttccccactccTGTCAGAGAacccaggaaagaagagaaatacaacTGGCTGTTTACTACCAGGAGGGCTTCAAAGATGTAAGGTGGCTCCTACCAGCAAGCAGCTGAATGAGGAGgacctctgccctcctctgagGACAGGCTCTATTGGAGAAAGGGACAAACAAGTGGacttcctcccacctccactcTTTACTTGAGTTGGCTGTGCTCAGAGGAGCAGAGATCCAGTCAGCTCAGGCTTCTGGGTCTACATCTAGAAGCCTATGTCTTTTACTCTTCTTCACTTTTTCCTGGGAAAttcaaatgtcttctcccagGGAAGCTCCTTCCTGTtcggtttgtttcctaagatGTTCGTTTTTAAAGCCTGGCTTGCTATtcttaaattaatattcttttagtttctttctctctctgcctttaaatGAGACAGGTTCATTCTTCTGATTTTATAGCTCCCCTGGTTTCCCTTTTGGATTTTCCCTGCATCCAGATAATTGAAATTTTACCAGCCAGTTTTCCTCCACCAAGCCTGCAAAGAGGTGGCCTTTCATTTTTGGCTGGCCTTTGTTATTGTATACTTGGATTCTCTTAATCCCTCTAACCCCGTGGAAGCAGAACCATCCACAGAGTGTCTCATTGTGGAGAAAAGCTCAAAGTGTATGGTAGGAGCCCTTCTTCCTGACTTCGATTTTCGGAATTCTGAGCCTCTGTCAGTCCCTCTACTGTGGTAGGCGTCAGTCCTCTACTTGAGGGCAAAGTCTCTGCACTGGGGAGAGGTGGCAAACCAGATGCTTTTGTGAGAAAGGGAACGTGGAGTAAGCTTTTGCACCTTAGGGGTCTGTATTCACATAGTCCTCAGGGCTCAGTCTTTGAGGTAAGTGGAATTAGAGGgccctgcttctcttctttccatccctCCTACCATACCCCCTTTCCAGTTGCTGTGGACCAATGCATCTCTCTAGAGGCAGATACTGTCCAGCAAGCAGTCTACCTTGTACTTTGCGGTTGCTCTTCTCCATGTCTTTCCTGCTACAGGTGTTTTAGATGTTACTACCTGATTTTCCCCAAGttctgctcctgtccctgcaAACAGAAGATACTACATCTGGGCTTCAGGCCTAAGGAAACCAGTCACTTTCGGGGCAAGGgctcctccctcttttcctccctatCCACAGCGCTGAACCACTCCCCTGCTGCCTCTGCAGGAGATCCCTATTGCTGCAGCGCTTGCGTCTGCCAGGAGTAACTTGGCCACCGTCACCGTCCTACAGAACCTGAGGGAGATGGTGGTGGCTCTGTCTCCCCAAGTAATGTCACTGTTTCTATTCCTTCTCTCCAGCAGCTGATCTAACCACTCTTGAGTcacaggtgtggggtggggagtggggagaggcactCAAGCTGTAAACCCCAAGGAGGAAATAACTAAGAGATTCTTCCAGGGGTGGCTGGTTGTTGTGCCTTTTGTAGGCTGTCCCCTTTGCCTTAAACCTGAAGATGTCTCCTCAAGCCTGTGGGCAGCATGCCCAGATTCCCAGACCTTAAGACACTGTGACAGTTGTCTCTGTTGGTCCACTGTGTTTCGTTGCAAGAATTTCCCcatgtgtgttgttgttgttgtttgttacTATTTTAAAGGGTGCACATTTGTGATCAGCATTGTGACTTGGAGATAATAAAATCTAGACTGTAAACTTGGCCCGTTTGCCAGTGTTTTGTGTGAGTCTTGATTTAGGAGGGATAGGAGAGGACTTGCTGATTCCCCAGAGCCACAGTCACAACTCGAGCCAACTCAGGACTTGTGAAATGGAAGCCCTGAGGGGTGAGGAGCCCACAGGCGTGTCTGTACTCCCTGTTTGTTATCTTATCCTAACCCCATTGCCACATAGAACCAGGATACCATGCAGTCCCTTAGATTGGAAGTGTCAGGGACAGAAAAACTAATGAACTGTAGCTATCCTTTTCGCCTTTGTTAATGTTTGGCAGGTGAGTTTCCCAGTGTAATGTACCCAGTGTCAGTACAGCTGTCCCGGGTCTTAGATGAGGGGGAGGCACAGGTAGTTagctttcttcttaaaaagtcaAGACACTGGCACTGAAGTACCAAGAACCACAGCCTAAGAGGGAGGCTTCTCTCAATCTTCGTCAAGGTAAAGGAGCAATTTAGACCCTCAGCTGTGGCTTATGTGGCCAGTTACCAAGGCCACTGGGCCCCTGATGTACGCAGGTCAGTTTCTAGCTTTGAAGTGACTGTTTTCTTCCAGATCCTGGGTGGGGTGGAAGTTTACTACAGAGGTTGATCCCAGTGTGGGGGAGCAATGGAATTTAATGTGGAGCTGCTGGCATCTCTTCTTGTCTACCACAAATCCTTGTACACTGGGGGCGTGGACTTCATAGGACACCTTAAAACAGTTGGGACTCCCCCTACATCCCTTGGTGCTGCTGCTTGAGCTGACGGACCATGACTTTTCTAACCCCTATTATTTATTCCTCTTAATGTCCAtttgctttcctcctcccccacaggGTGATGGGTAACTATGGGCCTGATCTCCTGGGGTCATGCAAAGAATGCCAGCCAGTCTTGGGGGTAGGTTACCAGCAGGAAGAATGACTCTGTTAAGATGCTTcccccctcacctctgcctcTTGCTTCTCTGGTCCTGCAGTTAGATCCCATTGCTCTCTGTTGCCCTGGTAACGAGCTCAGCTAGAAGAAACTCAAGCTCAGCAAAGCCCCCAGGTTGCCTGCCCTACCAGCCTGCCTCTTGGTGGGCAGAAAGGGAGTATAAAGGGCAGACAGATCAGCTTAGGTAGCCTCACCCCATTCCCTTCTAGGGGCTGGGCTCAAAGTTGTTTTGCCACCATCTCCTCACGGTTGTTAATCATACCACTCTCCCACCACGTCTTCCGTGCCGGCCCCCCTCTGTGGGGTCAACACACAGGCCTGTTACCATGCGGGTGACCCAGAACAGGATTTGACAACTTCAAATCCTGAAGTTGTCACCCAGCATCGGCAGCCCATTAGGATTGGGTTGTCGCTCTGGGGCAGCGATTCTCAACCCAGGCTATTTTAATCACTTGGGGATCTTTTACTCATTGTCCTTGCGCAGGGACCAAGCTGGTCTCTATAtagttccaattttagtataagTGCTGCTAAAGCGAGCACCACCtggggatcttttaaaaaatactagaaacCTTGGCCTCACCTCAAAGATTTAATTGATGTAGAGTGTGGCCTAGGCATCAGTATTTCTGAGAAGTTCCCCTGGATTCCAATGTGTACTTGGGgcgagaaccactgttctaggcCACGACTCAATGCTGGCTTTCCTTCCTGATTCAAGTCCTTGAACTTAGTCTCTGTCCAATATCCTTGAGTAGTTGCAGGGGTGCTGGGGTCCTACTCCCCAAGCTTTGAGTTTCCAGAAGTGTCTCTGCCTCTTTTATTTCCAGTCCCCACACCCTCCACACTCCCCAATTCTTCCCCCTTCCTAACTGACAATCCCAAATCCTGCCCAGAGAGGAGGTTACCAAGGCAACCAGCTTAATCTGGTAACTGTGGCatgtgctgggagtggagccctctcctcttcttatttGGTTCACAAAATGCCTGGGGAGCTGCTCCAGCCAGTTTCTCCTCTTAACCCCAGGGATAGTGGGGTGTCCAATAAAGGGAGCCCAGCAAGCTGATACTTGGATCTCTATTCCAGGTTCTTAGCCAAAACTGCTCTCTCCCTTTTACTGTACCCTTTCCAAATCCACAAACAGATGGGTGTGCAAAGCTTTATTTCTGTGAACACATGCTCTAGCACACATAGGACCAGATATGCACACACAGTGACATGTGTGTGGTACACACCCTGTTCAGTTCAACCACCACTCCCAGCCTTTAGCATTCCTGTCCCTGCCTGGTCCCTGCACAGTAAACAGGGGTGGGGCATTGTCCAAGGAGCTTCAATCCCTCTGCAACCTGGTGCCACTCCCCCACCTTGTTACTTTAACCTCGATGTGTTTACACTGAGTGTGTCTCTACACCCACCTCCTCCTTCTGGGGCAGTGTATCCTTAGGGACAGAATGCTCCTGGCACAGGCATCAGGAATACAGATCACTTAGAGTGCAAATTGGCCCCACTTTCCCATGTCAACTCTGGAGGGGCTCTCTATGGTTGATGATGTTGGTTGGCAGTTCTAGAGCTTGTCAATCATGTCTGTGGCCCTGCCACCTCCTGCTGCCAGCTGGGCTCAGGTGCCCTTGTATGCCTCATCTCCTCCCCCCTGcctcctgtctcttctcttcaCCCCAACTAGACCTGCCACAAcctgctgctccctgcctggCTCCTACCTGCCTGCCAGTACCTGCCTCTCACAAGCCAGGCCCTCACCACCTATTGTGCCCTACCAGAAAGGGCAGCTGGGCACCGCCCCCCAGTGCCAATGCCAATGCACCCCAGGCCTTTCCAGCCCTTCTTATAGAAGGAAGATAAAGACCACAAATATGGCAACAGACCATACTGTCGGGGTTGAGATGGATGCACACCCAATCAGCAATCTTTATAGGCCTCACCTGAGTACAGGTAAGCCCAAGTTGTGCCGGCCACACACCTGCCCTACTTCTTTGAAATGATACCTAAGAGCTCCTGTTAGCCCCCAAGCCAGGACTCACTCTCCATTGGTAAATCACTCCATCACCTTTGCCCTTAATTTCTGCATCTGCCCTGACGTCAATCCCGTTCAGCCCCTTACTATTTCCCTCTAGGCCAGCCCCAGCGCCCAAGTTCAAGCCTCGCGCGGCCCAGGGGGCGGGTCCAGAAAGGGTAGGGGCGGGGACTGGGCGGGGACTGGAGAAGGGGGCGCGGTCTCAGTT comes from the Ailuropoda melanoleuca isolate Jingjing chromosome 13, ASM200744v2, whole genome shotgun sequence genome and includes:
- the CASC3 gene encoding protein CASC3, whose amino-acid sequence is MADRRRQRASQDTEDEESGASGSDSGGSPARGGGSCSGSAGGGGSGSLPSQRGGRTGALHLRRVESGGAKSAEESECESEDGIEGDAVLSDYESAEDSEGEEGEYSEEENSKVELKSEANDAANSSAKEEKGEEKPDTKGTVTGERQSGDGQESTEPVENKVGKKGPKHLDDDEDRKNPAYIPRKGLFFEHDLRGQTQEEEVRPKGRQRKLWKDEGRWEHDKFREDEQAPKSRQELIALYGYDIRSAHNPDDIKPRRIRKPRFGSPPQRDPNWIVERPNKSHRHQGGGTLPPRTFINRNAAGTGRMSAPRNYSRSGGFKEGRAGFRPVEAGGQHGGRSGETVKHESSYRSRRLEQTPVRDPSPEADAQVLGSPEKEEAASEVPAAAPDAAPPAPDRPVEKKSYSRARRTRIKAGDAVKVAEDVPPPPEGLNPAPQVPETTPPPPAKTGSWEAPVDSTTSGLEQDVAQLNITEQNWSPGQPSFLQPRELRGMPNHIHMGAGPPPQFNRMEEMGVQGGRAKRYSSQRQRPVPEPPAPPVHISIMEGHYYDPLQFQGPIYTHGDSPAPLPPQGMIVQPEMHLPHPGLHPHQTPAPLPNPGLYPPPVSMSPGQPPPQQLLAPTYFSAPGVMNFGNPSYPYAPGALPPPPPPHLYPNTQAPSQVYGGVTYYNPAQQQVQPKPSPPRRTPQPVTIKPPPPEVVSRGSS